From a region of the Kaistia sp. 32K genome:
- the hrpB gene encoding ATP-dependent helicase HrpB gives MLPVDDALPELKAALERGNSAVLVAPPGAGKTTRVPLALLDAPWRGDGRILMLEPRRLAARASARRMAETLGEEVGETVGYRVRLEKKVSARTRIEIVTEGVFTRMILDDPSLDGIAAVIFDEFHERSLDGDLGLALALDAQAGLREDLRILVMSATIDGARVARLLGDAPVVESLGRMFPVETRHGGRDAARRIEDDVADAVRRALAAETGSLLVFLPGQAEIRRVAERLEGRVGDGVEIAPLYGALDFAAQDRAIRPAAPGKRKVVLASAIAETSLTIEGVRVVIDSGLARAPVYEPATGLTRLETRRVSRASADQRRGRAGRTEPGVCYRLWEEGQTAAFAPFDRPEMLEADLAPLVLDLASWGVADPGQLAFLDPPPKPAWEEAVALLTRLDALDADRRLTKEGEGLARLAVSPRLGHMLRKGASLGHGGLAGAIAALLSETGLGGNDADLRERLRRLYAARDPRSRDSLSLAARWAREAGARGENGRADIEETGLLTAFAFPDRIAMARGAPGAFVMANGRGGVLDPADALSREPFLAVASLQGAAENARILAAAPISREEIEANFAEQIVEEEGVAFDPQTGSVRGRSVRRLGRLILSDRASGKVSDAAVQAALLAEIRRRGVAALPWEKTAEQFRARIAFLHARLGGDWPDVSDAALARDLDDWLGPYLSGKRRLDAVTPGVLHEALSSLVPWDRRAAMDRLAPTHFDAPSGSRVPIDYSDPNGPVLEIRVQELFGLDRHPSVGDGGVPLTVTLLSPAHRPIQITKDLPGFWRGSWKDVRSDMRGRYPKHVWPDDPLVAQATARAKPRGT, from the coding sequence ATGCTGCCCGTCGACGACGCCCTCCCCGAACTCAAAGCCGCGCTTGAACGCGGAAACAGCGCCGTGCTGGTGGCGCCGCCCGGCGCTGGCAAGACCACGCGTGTTCCCTTAGCGCTGCTCGACGCGCCGTGGCGGGGCGACGGCCGCATCCTGATGCTGGAGCCGCGCCGGCTGGCGGCTCGCGCTAGCGCCCGCCGCATGGCCGAGACGCTCGGCGAGGAAGTCGGTGAGACCGTCGGTTATCGCGTCCGGCTGGAAAAGAAGGTTTCGGCCCGCACCCGTATCGAGATCGTCACCGAGGGCGTCTTCACCCGCATGATCCTCGACGATCCCTCCCTCGACGGCATAGCTGCGGTGATCTTCGACGAGTTCCACGAGCGCAGCCTCGACGGTGATCTCGGCCTGGCCTTGGCGCTCGACGCGCAGGCAGGCCTCCGCGAGGATTTGCGCATTCTCGTCATGTCGGCGACGATCGACGGCGCCCGCGTGGCGCGGCTGCTGGGCGACGCCCCGGTGGTCGAAAGCCTCGGCCGCATGTTCCCGGTCGAGACGCGGCATGGCGGCCGCGATGCCGCCCGCCGCATCGAGGACGACGTCGCCGACGCGGTGCGCCGGGCGCTGGCGGCCGAGACCGGCAGTTTGCTCGTCTTCCTGCCGGGACAGGCCGAAATCCGCCGCGTCGCCGAGCGGCTGGAAGGGCGGGTCGGCGACGGCGTCGAGATCGCGCCGCTCTATGGCGCGCTCGATTTTGCCGCGCAGGATCGCGCCATTCGTCCGGCGGCACCGGGAAAGCGCAAGGTGGTGCTGGCGAGCGCGATCGCCGAGACGTCGCTGACCATTGAGGGTGTCCGCGTCGTCATCGATTCCGGCCTCGCTCGCGCGCCGGTCTACGAGCCGGCGACCGGGCTGACCCGGCTCGAAACGCGCCGCGTCTCGCGCGCTTCGGCCGACCAGCGGCGCGGCCGCGCCGGCCGTACCGAGCCCGGCGTGTGCTACCGGCTCTGGGAGGAGGGTCAGACGGCGGCGTTCGCGCCGTTCGACCGGCCGGAAATGCTGGAGGCCGACCTCGCGCCGCTGGTGCTGGATCTCGCCAGCTGGGGCGTTGCCGATCCCGGCCAGCTCGCCTTCCTCGATCCGCCACCGAAACCCGCCTGGGAAGAGGCCGTGGCGCTGCTCACCCGGCTCGACGCGCTCGACGCCGATCGTCGTCTGACCAAGGAAGGGGAGGGCCTCGCCCGTCTCGCCGTCAGCCCGCGCCTCGGCCACATGCTGCGCAAGGGCGCCAGCCTCGGCCATGGCGGCCTCGCCGGCGCGATCGCGGCGCTCCTCTCCGAGACCGGGCTCGGCGGCAATGATGCGGATCTGCGCGAGCGGCTGCGCCGGCTCTATGCCGCCCGCGATCCGCGAAGCCGGGATTCGTTGTCGCTCGCCGCGCGCTGGGCGCGCGAGGCCGGGGCGAGGGGCGAGAATGGCCGCGCCGACATCGAGGAGACGGGGCTCCTCACCGCCTTCGCCTTTCCGGACCGCATCGCCATGGCGCGCGGCGCGCCCGGCGCCTTTGTCATGGCGAACGGGCGCGGCGGCGTGCTCGATCCGGCCGATGCGCTGTCGCGAGAACCCTTCCTCGCAGTCGCCAGCCTGCAGGGCGCGGCCGAGAACGCGCGCATCCTCGCCGCGGCTCCCATCTCGCGCGAAGAAATCGAGGCCAATTTTGCCGAGCAGATCGTCGAGGAGGAGGGCGTTGCCTTCGATCCGCAGACGGGCTCTGTACGCGGCCGCAGCGTGCGTCGGCTTGGCAGGCTCATCCTTTCCGACCGCGCCAGCGGAAAAGTTTCCGACGCGGCGGTGCAGGCGGCGCTGTTGGCAGAGATCCGGCGGCGGGGCGTGGCGGCGCTTCCCTGGGAGAAGACGGCCGAGCAATTCCGCGCCCGCATCGCCTTCCTGCATGCCCGTCTCGGCGGCGACTGGCCGGATGTCTCCGACGCGGCGCTGGCGCGAGACCTCGACGACTGGCTCGGGCCCTATCTCTCGGGAAAACGCCGGCTCGACGCGGTGACGCCGGGCGTGCTGCACGAGGCGCTTTCAAGCCTGGTGCCGTGGGACAGGCGGGCGGCGATGGACCGTCTCGCGCCGACGCATTTCGATGCGCCGTCGGGATCGCGCGTGCCGATTGATTATTCCGATCCGAACGGGCCCGTCCTGGAAATCCGGGTGCAGGAATTGTTCGGGCTCGATCGCCATCCCTCGGTCGGCGATGGCGGCGTGCCGCTGACGGTGACGCTCTTGTCGCCGGCGCACCGGCCGATCCAGATCACCAAGGATTTGCCCGGCTTCTGGCGCGGCTCGTGGAAGGATGTCCGCTCCGACATGCGCGGCCGCTATCCGAAGCACGTCTGGCCCGATGATCCGCTCGTCGCGCAGGCGACGGCGCGGGCGAAGCCGCGCGGCACCTGA
- a CDS encoding DUF2442 domain-containing protein has product MKIDPVAIDAAVTKDALLVSLADGRELATPIDWFPRLVGATRAERENWQITGRGEALHWPDLGEDIAVASLLRIS; this is encoded by the coding sequence ATGAAGATCGATCCCGTCGCCATCGATGCCGCCGTGACCAAGGATGCGCTCCTCGTGAGCCTTGCCGACGGACGCGAGCTCGCCACCCCGATCGACTGGTTCCCCCGCCTCGTCGGCGCGACGCGGGCGGAGCGCGAGAACTGGCAGATCACCGGCCGCGGCGAGGCGCTGCACTGGCCGGATCTCGGCGAGGACATCGCGGTCGCGAGCCTGCTGCGGATCAGCTGA
- a CDS encoding VOC family protein: MEPTTLRVSAHFITRNAAEAIDFYKKAFGAEEIFRMTDPSDGRVGHAELRFGETVMMIADEYPDFGAVSPDTVGGSPVTFRLDTNATDAMVERALAAGATLLRAAADQSFGERIAQVLDPYGHRWTLSQKIEEVAPAEMQRRWEAETSA, encoded by the coding sequence GTGGAACCGACGACACTTCGGGTCAGTGCCCATTTCATCACCAGAAACGCCGCCGAGGCGATCGATTTCTACAAGAAGGCCTTCGGCGCCGAGGAGATCTTCCGCATGACGGATCCTTCGGACGGCAGGGTCGGCCATGCCGAACTCCGCTTCGGCGAGACGGTGATGATGATCGCCGACGAATATCCCGATTTCGGCGCCGTCAGCCCCGACACGGTCGGCGGCTCGCCCGTCACCTTCCGCCTCGACACCAACGCGACCGACGCCATGGTCGAGCGGGCGCTGGCGGCCGGCGCGACGCTGCTGCGCGCCGCCGCCGACCAGAGCTTTGGCGAGCGCATCGCGCAGGTGCTCGACCCCTACGGCCATCGCTGGACGCTGTCGCAGAAGATCGAGGAGGTGGCGCCTGCCGAAATGCAGCGCCGCTGGGAGGCCGAGACGTCGGCGTGA
- a CDS encoding TetR-like C-terminal domain-containing protein yields the protein MSQASPPKRKPGRPPSAEARERALRAAHEILMAEGFGRLSIEAVAARSGVGKPTLYRNWANAQELALAALVANPLPEALAEGATARARLLAQMRGLVTAFATTRGRQVALALASADPQSEFTKAFRNKVILASRETGRTILQDAIAAGEMAPPPDLEALLDMIYAPVFYRLLVGHQPLDTALADAVVETVFSLPLVGRE from the coding sequence ATGAGTCAAGCAAGCCCTCCCAAACGAAAACCCGGCCGGCCGCCCAGCGCCGAGGCGCGCGAGCGCGCGCTCCGCGCCGCGCATGAGATCCTGATGGCGGAAGGCTTCGGCCGGCTGTCGATCGAGGCGGTCGCGGCGCGCTCGGGCGTCGGCAAGCCGACGCTCTACCGAAACTGGGCCAATGCGCAGGAACTGGCGCTCGCCGCCCTCGTCGCCAATCCGCTGCCGGAGGCGCTGGCCGAGGGGGCCACGGCGCGCGCGCGGCTTTTGGCGCAGATGCGCGGCCTCGTCACCGCCTTCGCCACGACGCGCGGTCGTCAGGTCGCCCTGGCGCTGGCCTCGGCCGATCCGCAGAGCGAGTTCACCAAGGCGTTCCGCAACAAGGTGATCCTGGCCAGCCGCGAGACGGGGCGGACGATATTGCAGGATGCGATCGCTGCCGGCGAGATGGCGCCGCCGCCGGATCTGGAGGCGCTGCTCGACATGATCTACGCGCCGGTGTTCTACCGGCTGCTGGTCGGGCACCAGCCCCTCGACACGGCCCTCGCCGACGCCGTCGTCGAGACGGTCTTCTCCCTCCCCCTTGTGGGGAGGGAATGA
- the glk gene encoding glucokinase gives MTTITTPRAFVPFPALIADIGGTNARFALVPDENSPPLRFPTVLTADFATIDDAIAAVLPPDLTPHSAVLALAGPIQGDRVPLTNCHWVVEPKRMIARFGLDEVILLNDFEALSLSLPALAGDDLLPIGSGAPLTNAAQVVVGPGTGLGAAALIHANGTWLPVPGEGGHIDLSPVSERDFEIWPHLEKPYKGGPFARIEGETLLCGSGLVRLYRAVASANGVAARFDNPSEITAAAMERSDASAEEALELFCVHLGRLAGNLALIFMARGGIFLAGGIAAKIAPFLQQSGFREAFIDKVPHQALMDRMPTSVVVHPEPALAGITAYARHPDLFGIVTEGRRWLK, from the coding sequence ATGACCACGATCACGACCCCTCGCGCCTTCGTTCCCTTCCCGGCGCTGATCGCCGATATCGGCGGCACCAATGCCCGCTTCGCGCTGGTGCCGGACGAGAATTCGCCGCCGCTGCGGTTTCCGACGGTGCTGACGGCCGATTTCGCCACCATCGACGACGCCATCGCCGCCGTGCTGCCGCCCGACCTGACGCCGCACTCGGCCGTGCTGGCGCTGGCCGGCCCGATCCAGGGCGACCGCGTGCCGCTCACCAACTGCCACTGGGTGGTGGAGCCGAAGCGGATGATCGCCCGCTTCGGGCTCGATGAAGTGATCCTGCTCAACGATTTCGAGGCGCTGTCGCTGTCGCTGCCGGCGCTTGCCGGCGATGACCTCCTGCCGATCGGATCCGGCGCGCCGCTGACCAATGCCGCGCAGGTCGTCGTCGGCCCCGGCACCGGCCTCGGCGCCGCCGCCCTGATCCACGCCAACGGCACCTGGCTGCCGGTTCCCGGCGAAGGCGGCCATATCGACCTCTCGCCCGTGAGCGAGCGCGACTTCGAGATCTGGCCGCATCTGGAAAAGCCCTACAAGGGTGGCCCGTTCGCCCGCATCGAGGGCGAGACGCTGCTCTGCGGCAGCGGCCTCGTCCGCCTCTATCGCGCCGTCGCTTCCGCCAATGGCGTCGCGGCCCGCTTCGACAATCCGTCGGAGATCACCGCCGCCGCGATGGAGCGTTCCGACGCGAGCGCCGAAGAGGCGCTGGAGCTCTTCTGCGTGCATCTCGGCCGGCTCGCCGGCAATCTGGCGCTCATCTTCATGGCGCGGGGCGGCATCTTCCTTGCCGGCGGCATCGCCGCCAAGATCGCGCCCTTCCTGCAGCAGAGCGGGTTCCGCGAGGCCTTCATCGACAAGGTGCCGCATCAGGCGCTGATGGACCGCATGCCGACCTCGGTCGTCGTCCATCCCGAACCGGCGCTCGCCGGCATCACCGCCTATGCCCGCCACCCCGACCTCTTCGGCATCGTCACCGAAGGACGGCGCTGGCTGAAATAG
- a CDS encoding methylglyoxal synthase codes for MAIRPALALVAHDKKKDDLVAFAVTHRARLAEFDLYATGTTGGRIIEAVPELPVTRLKSGPLGGDQQIGALIAEGRIKGLIFFVDPLTPMPHDVDVKALMRLGALYDIPMALNAATADLLIAHPDAFLQTT; via the coding sequence ATGGCGATCCGTCCGGCCCTCGCGCTGGTTGCCCACGACAAGAAGAAGGACGATCTCGTCGCCTTCGCCGTCACGCACCGGGCGCGCCTCGCCGAGTTCGATCTCTACGCCACCGGCACGACCGGCGGCCGCATCATCGAGGCGGTGCCGGAGCTGCCGGTGACGCGGCTGAAGAGCGGCCCGCTCGGCGGCGACCAGCAGATCGGCGCGCTGATCGCCGAAGGCCGCATCAAGGGCCTGATCTTCTTCGTCGACCCGCTGACGCCGATGCCGCATGACGTCGACGTCAAGGCGCTGATGCGGCTCGGCGCGCTCTACGATATTCCGATGGCGCTGAACGCGGCGACGGCCGATCTCCTGATCGCCCACCCCGACGCCTTCCTGCAGACCACCTGA
- a CDS encoding BMP family protein — MIRKFIGAAVVALMATGSAWAADVKPALVYGTGGKFDKSFNEAGYNGSEKFKAETGIDYKDFEPQNDTQGEQAIRNFAKRGFNPVVALSFAWTDAVAKVAKEFPDTQFVLVDSVVEAPNVRSVVFAEDEGSYLVGVLAGLKSESKKVGFVGGMDIPLIRKFGCGYVQGAKAAGATDVFQNMTGTTGAAWNDPVRGGELAKSQIDQGADVIYAAAGATGLGVLQTTVDAGKLGIGVDSNQNHLHPGKILTSMVKRVDVAVHNAFSDVKDGKFTAGTQALGLKENGVDWAFDDNNKPLVSDEMKAAVEKAKADIISGAVKVHNYMDDEKCPG; from the coding sequence ATGATCCGCAAGTTCATTGGAGCGGCCGTTGTGGCGCTCATGGCGACGGGCTCGGCCTGGGCTGCCGACGTCAAGCCGGCGCTGGTTTACGGCACGGGTGGCAAGTTCGACAAATCCTTCAACGAAGCCGGCTATAACGGCTCGGAGAAGTTCAAGGCCGAGACGGGCATCGACTACAAGGATTTCGAGCCGCAGAACGACACCCAGGGCGAGCAGGCGATCCGCAATTTCGCCAAGCGCGGCTTCAACCCGGTCGTCGCGCTCTCCTTCGCCTGGACCGACGCGGTCGCCAAGGTCGCCAAGGAATTCCCGGACACCCAGTTCGTGCTGGTCGACTCCGTCGTCGAGGCGCCGAACGTCCGCTCCGTCGTCTTCGCCGAGGATGAAGGCTCCTATCTCGTCGGCGTGCTCGCCGGCCTGAAGTCGGAATCGAAGAAGGTCGGCTTCGTCGGCGGCATGGACATTCCGCTGATCCGCAAGTTCGGCTGCGGCTACGTGCAGGGCGCCAAGGCTGCCGGCGCCACCGACGTGTTCCAGAACATGACCGGCACCACGGGCGCCGCCTGGAACGATCCGGTGCGCGGCGGCGAGCTCGCCAAGTCGCAGATCGACCAGGGCGCGGACGTGATCTACGCGGCTGCCGGCGCCACCGGCCTCGGCGTGCTGCAGACGACCGTCGACGCCGGCAAGCTCGGCATCGGCGTCGATTCGAACCAGAACCACCTGCATCCCGGCAAGATCCTCACCTCGATGGTGAAGCGCGTCGACGTCGCGGTGCACAACGCCTTCTCCGACGTCAAGGACGGCAAGTTCACCGCCGGCACCCAGGCCCTCGGCCTGAAGGAAAACGGCGTCGACTGGGCTTTTGATGACAACAACAAGCCGCTCGTCTCCGACGAGATGAAGGCCGCCGTCGAGAAGGCCAAGGCCGACATCATCTCGGGCGCCGTCAAAGTCCATAACTACATGGACGACGAGAAGTGCCCGGGCTAA
- a CDS encoding ABC transporter ATP-binding protein — protein sequence MDSTPAIELVGIDKRFGPVHANKNINLSVAKGSIHGIIGENGAGKSTLMSILYGFYHADSGQILVDGKELRITDSQTAIKAGIGMVHQHFMLVENFSVLENVMLGVEGGALLKRGEAAVRGELGRIEREYGLDVDPDAIIEELPVGKQQRVEILKALYRGAEVLILDEPTGVLTPAEADHLFRMLAQLKEQGKTVILITHKLREIMAITDTVSVMRRGEMVATRKTSETTMAELAELMVGRRVLLRVEKGEAKPGPVVLSVENLTVKDSRGVTMVDNVSFEVRAGEIVGIAGVAGNGQSELLEAIAGIRKPASGRILLNGEPVERLDPARLRKKGLAHVPEDRHHMGLVLAFEEKENAILGYQDDPKYLKGPFLDIDAIRRDAVEKIEKYDIRPADPRLKTANFSGGNQQKIVLAREIERDPACLLVGQPTRGVDIGAIEFIHKRLVALRDESKAILLVSVELDEIRSLSDRILVMFAGTVVGEPEAHAGEQEIGLMMAGIAREAAE from the coding sequence CTGGATTCCACGCCTGCCATCGAGCTCGTCGGCATCGACAAGCGCTTCGGGCCGGTCCACGCCAACAAGAACATCAACCTCTCGGTCGCCAAGGGCTCGATCCACGGCATCATCGGCGAGAACGGCGCCGGCAAGTCGACGCTGATGTCGATCCTGTACGGCTTCTACCATGCGGATTCCGGCCAGATCCTCGTCGACGGCAAGGAACTCCGCATCACCGACAGCCAGACGGCGATCAAGGCCGGCATCGGCATGGTCCACCAGCACTTCATGCTGGTCGAGAATTTCTCCGTGCTCGAAAACGTGATGCTCGGCGTCGAGGGCGGCGCGCTGCTGAAGCGCGGCGAGGCCGCCGTGCGCGGCGAGCTCGGCCGGATCGAGCGCGAATACGGGCTCGATGTCGATCCCGACGCGATCATCGAGGAGCTCCCCGTCGGCAAGCAGCAGCGGGTCGAGATCCTCAAGGCGCTCTATCGCGGCGCCGAGGTGCTGATCCTCGACGAGCCGACCGGCGTGCTGACGCCGGCGGAGGCGGACCACCTGTTCCGCATGCTGGCGCAGCTCAAGGAGCAGGGAAAGACCGTCATCCTGATCACGCACAAGCTGCGCGAGATCATGGCGATCACCGACACCGTCTCCGTCATGCGGCGCGGCGAGATGGTCGCCACCCGCAAGACGTCCGAGACGACGATGGCGGAGCTGGCCGAGCTGATGGTCGGCCGCCGCGTGCTGCTCAGGGTCGAGAAGGGCGAGGCGAAGCCGGGCCCGGTCGTGCTTTCGGTCGAGAACCTGACCGTCAAGGATTCGCGCGGCGTCACCATGGTCGACAACGTGTCGTTCGAGGTCCGCGCCGGTGAGATCGTCGGCATCGCCGGCGTCGCCGGCAACGGCCAGTCGGAACTGCTCGAGGCGATCGCCGGCATCCGCAAGCCCGCCTCGGGCCGCATCCTTCTGAACGGCGAGCCGGTCGAGCGGCTCGATCCGGCGCGCCTGCGCAAGAAGGGCCTCGCGCATGTGCCGGAAGACCGGCACCACATGGGCCTGGTGCTCGCCTTCGAGGAGAAGGAAAACGCCATCCTCGGCTACCAGGACGACCCGAAATACCTGAAGGGGCCGTTTCTCGACATCGACGCCATCCGCCGCGACGCGGTCGAAAAGATCGAGAAATACGACATCCGCCCGGCCGACCCGCGCCTGAAGACGGCGAATTTCTCCGGCGGCAACCAGCAGAAGATCGTGCTCGCCCGCGAGATCGAGCGGGATCCGGCCTGCCTGCTCGTCGGCCAGCCGACGCGCGGCGTCGACATCGGCGCCATCGAATTCATCCACAAGCGCCTCGTTGCGCTCCGCGACGAGAGCAAGGCGATCCTGCTGGTCTCGGTCGAATTGGACGAGATCCGTTCGCTCTCCGACCGCATCCTCGTCATGTTCGCCGGCACCGTCGTCGGCGAGCCGGAGGCGCATGCCGGCGAGCAGGAGATCGGCCTGATGATGGCCGGCATCGCCCGGGAGGCGGCGGAATGA
- a CDS encoding ABC transporter permease — protein sequence MSAPLGTLPRWVNFGLLPLLNVLVAFAISGLVVLFIGESPVEAVQYMLSGALGSGEGIAFTLYYATNFIFTGLAVAVAFHGGLFNIGGEGQVYLGGLGVAMAALALDRYMPWYVTAVVATAAAFAFGALWALIPAWLQAKRGSHIVITTIMFNFIAAALMVYLLVNVIKQPGNMSPQTRLFEPGGQLPKLGWLMQWFGLDIGAAPFNVAFLIALVAAFVVWVLIWRTRFGYEIRTMGTNPTAAVYAGIPYVKTVVLTMIISGGLAGMMALNPVMGDMGKLQVEFPAGAGFVGIAVALMGRSHPVGIIIAAILFGVLYQGGAELSFWVPNITREMIILIQGLVILFAGALEHMFRPPLIALFAAKPKSRPASAGGAA from the coding sequence ATGAGCGCTCCCCTCGGAACCCTGCCGCGCTGGGTCAATTTCGGCCTGCTGCCGCTTCTGAACGTCCTCGTCGCCTTCGCCATTTCCGGCCTGGTCGTGCTGTTCATCGGCGAGAGCCCGGTCGAGGCGGTGCAGTACATGCTCTCCGGCGCGCTCGGCAGCGGCGAGGGCATCGCCTTCACGCTCTACTACGCCACCAATTTCATCTTCACGGGCCTTGCCGTCGCCGTCGCCTTCCATGGCGGGCTCTTCAACATCGGCGGCGAGGGGCAGGTCTATCTGGGCGGCCTCGGCGTCGCCATGGCCGCGCTGGCGCTCGACCGCTACATGCCCTGGTACGTCACCGCCGTGGTGGCGACGGCGGCGGCCTTCGCCTTCGGCGCGCTCTGGGCGCTGATCCCGGCCTGGCTGCAGGCGAAGCGCGGCAGCCACATCGTCATCACGACGATCATGTTCAACTTCATCGCCGCGGCGCTGATGGTCTACCTGCTCGTCAACGTCATCAAGCAGCCCGGCAACATGTCGCCGCAGACCCGCCTGTTCGAGCCGGGCGGCCAGCTGCCGAAGCTCGGCTGGCTGATGCAGTGGTTCGGCCTCGACATCGGCGCCGCGCCGTTCAACGTCGCCTTCCTGATCGCGCTGGTCGCCGCCTTCGTCGTCTGGGTGCTGATCTGGCGCACCCGCTTCGGCTACGAGATCCGCACCATGGGCACCAACCCGACAGCGGCGGTCTATGCCGGCATCCCCTATGTGAAGACGGTCGTCCTCACCATGATCATCTCCGGCGGCCTCGCCGGCATGATGGCGCTGAACCCGGTGATGGGCGACATGGGCAAGCTGCAGGTCGAATTCCCGGCCGGCGCCGGCTTCGTCGGCATCGCGGTGGCGCTGATGGGCCGCTCGCATCCGGTCGGCATCATCATCGCGGCCATCCTGTTCGGCGTGCTCTACCAGGGCGGCGCCGAGCTCTCCTTCTGGGTGCCCAATATCACCCGCGAGATGATCATCCTGATCCAGGGCCTGGTCATCCTGTTCGCCGGCGCGCTCGAGCACATGTTCCGGCCGCCGCTGATCGCGCTCTTCGCGGCGAAACCGAAATCCCGGCCGGCATCCGCCGGCGGCGCGGCCTGA
- a CDS encoding ABC transporter permease, with protein sequence MESLFADLIQILAATVRLSVPLVFTALAGLYAERSGIVDIGLEGKMLFSAFSAASVATVTGSPWLGLFAAILTGVLLSLLHGFASITQRGNQIISGVAINFIASGLTIQLGNAWFGQGGRTPQLPNSARFTEITLPFASEIASVPFLGPLYARLISGQNILVYLAFLAVPLTWWVLYRTRFGLRLRAVGENPGAVDTAGISVSWLRYRALICCGILAGFAGTYLSVAQSAGFIREMSAGKGYIALAALVFAKWKPLNVLLTCLLFGFLDAASIRLQGIILPGIGEVPVQLIQALPYILTVILLAGFIGKAIPPRASGVPYVKER encoded by the coding sequence ATGGAAAGCCTGTTCGCCGATCTGATCCAGATCCTCGCCGCCACCGTCCGCCTGTCGGTGCCGCTCGTCTTCACCGCGCTCGCCGGCCTCTATGCCGAGCGGTCCGGCATCGTCGACATCGGGCTTGAGGGCAAGATGCTGTTCTCGGCCTTCTCGGCCGCCTCGGTCGCGACCGTCACCGGCTCGCCCTGGCTGGGCCTGTTCGCCGCGATCCTGACCGGCGTGCTGCTGAGCCTCCTGCACGGCTTCGCCTCGATCACCCAGCGCGGCAACCAGATCATCTCCGGCGTCGCCATCAACTTCATCGCCTCCGGCCTGACGATCCAGCTCGGCAATGCCTGGTTCGGCCAGGGCGGCCGCACGCCGCAATTGCCGAACTCCGCCCGCTTCACCGAGATCACGCTGCCTTTCGCGAGCGAGATCGCCTCGGTGCCGTTCCTCGGCCCGCTCTATGCGCGGCTGATCTCGGGGCAGAACATCCTCGTCTATCTCGCCTTCCTCGCCGTGCCGCTGACCTGGTGGGTGCTCTATCGCACGCGCTTCGGCCTCAGGCTGCGCGCCGTCGGCGAGAATCCGGGCGCCGTCGACACCGCCGGCATCTCGGTCTCCTGGCTGCGGTATCGCGCGCTGATCTGCTGCGGCATCCTCGCCGGTTTCGCCGGCACCTATCTGTCGGTGGCGCAATCGGCCGGCTTCATCCGCGAGATGTCGGCCGGCAAGGGCTATATCGCGCTCGCCGCCCTCGTCTTCGCCAAGTGGAAGCCGCTCAACGTGCTCCTGACCTGCCTTTTGTTCGGCTTCCTAGACGCCGCGTCGATCCGCCTGCAGGGCATCATCCTGCCCGGCATTGGCGAGGTGCCGGTGCAGCTGATCCAGGCGCTGCCCTACATCCTGACCGTGATCCTTCTGGCCGGTTTCATCGGCAAGGCGATCCCGCCCCGGGCGAGCGGCGTGCCCTATGTGAAGGAGCGCTGA
- the cdd gene encoding cytidine deaminase yields the protein MTATLDAETRADLLKRAQAVRLNAHAPYSNFFVGAAILADDGSIHVGANVENASYPEGWCAETSALGQMIAAGKPGEGRRVAAVFVVADRVDGGIVCTPCGGCRQRLKEFSHPQTLIHCSDPAGKGQDFTMAELLPAGFSLEERL from the coding sequence GTGACGGCTACCCTCGACGCCGAAACGCGGGCCGACCTGCTCAAGCGGGCGCAGGCCGTCCGTTTGAACGCCCACGCGCCCTATTCGAACTTCTTCGTCGGCGCCGCCATCCTCGCCGACGACGGCAGCATCCATGTCGGCGCCAATGTCGAGAACGCTTCCTATCCGGAGGGCTGGTGCGCCGAGACGTCGGCGCTCGGCCAGATGATCGCCGCCGGCAAGCCGGGCGAGGGCCGCCGCGTCGCCGCCGTTTTCGTCGTCGCCGACCGGGTCGATGGCGGCATCGTCTGCACGCCCTGCGGCGGCTGCCGCCAGCGGCTGAAGGAATTTTCCCATCCGCAGACGCTGATCCACTGCTCGGATCCCGCCGGTAAGGGCCAGGATTTCACCATGGCCGAGCTGCTGCCGGCCGGTTTTTCGCTGGAAGAGCGGCTTTGA